One stretch of Candidatus Baltobacteraceae bacterium DNA includes these proteins:
- a CDS encoding fumarylacetoacetate hydrolase family protein: protein MTTSVADIAESTLEALDRGEQIGPFSEGDATFDLDQAYAIIARMRELREARGERVVGRKIGFTNRRIWSEYGVFAPIWGYVYDTTAHELSNVGGGFSLDAFSEPQIEPEIAFKLRTVPRGGLSPEELLGSIEWATHGFEIVQSIFPGWKFTAADSVAANGLHGALLLGPQRQQPQDLAEWTRMLCSFDIELSRNGEKMDRGHASNVIDGPLHALLHLIELLRHDQHNPPLAAGEIITTGTLTRAFPAVRGQRWDTALHGIPLDGISVMFSNDA from the coding sequence ATGACAACATCGGTCGCCGATATCGCGGAATCTACCCTTGAAGCCCTCGATCGAGGCGAGCAAATCGGCCCCTTCTCAGAGGGGGACGCGACGTTCGATCTGGATCAGGCTTACGCCATCATTGCTCGAATGCGCGAGCTGCGTGAGGCGCGAGGAGAACGCGTCGTCGGTCGCAAGATCGGATTTACGAATCGACGGATTTGGAGTGAATACGGCGTTTTCGCCCCAATCTGGGGCTACGTTTACGACACGACGGCACACGAACTGTCGAACGTCGGCGGCGGATTTTCCCTCGACGCGTTCAGCGAACCGCAAATCGAACCGGAAATCGCGTTCAAATTACGCACTGTCCCGCGCGGAGGCTTGTCGCCCGAAGAGTTGTTGGGGTCGATCGAGTGGGCAACTCACGGTTTTGAGATCGTCCAGTCGATTTTTCCGGGATGGAAATTCACGGCCGCCGATTCAGTCGCCGCGAACGGCCTGCATGGTGCACTCCTGCTGGGCCCGCAACGACAACAGCCGCAAGACCTCGCCGAATGGACGCGCATGTTGTGCTCGTTCGATATCGAGCTATCCCGTAACGGCGAGAAAATGGATCGCGGGCATGCCTCCAATGTCATCGACGGTCCGTTGCACGCCTTGCTGCACCTGATCGAGCTATTGCGGCACGACCAGCACAATCCGCCGCTTGCTGCGGGCGAGATCATCACGACCGGAACGCTAACGCGCGCCTTTCCCGCCGTGAGAGGGCAGCGCTGGGACACGGCACTGCACGGCATCCCGCTTGATGGCATTTCGGTGATGTTTTCGAACGACGCGTAG
- a CDS encoding homoserine dehydrogenase: protein MKPVKIGLLGIGTVGSGTYRVLERNREEITRRAGRRIEIAWVAARNLARAREIIGPDVPLTDDVMRVARDPEIDIVVEVIGGTGVAKDAMLAAIESGKHIVTANKALLATQGNEIFAAAGKRNVIVAFEGAVSVCIPIIKALREGLTANRIEWIAGIINGTSNFILSEMRSKGLPFDDVLREAQRLGYAEADPTFDVEGVDAAHKITLLSAIGFGIPVQFDRAYIEGISHLTDRDITYAEELGYRIKLLGITRRAASGIELRVHPTLIPAQRLIASVEGAMNAILVKGDAAGVTMYYGAGAGSEPTASAVIADVIDVTRLMEAEPEERVPHLAFQPDALSAVPILPMVDVETSYYLRLRVRDQVGALADIARVLADSEISIDAMLQKGPADNDGETDIVILTHRTREGNLQRAIGGLVKLPTVRESYSRIRREDLG from the coding sequence GTGAAGCCGGTTAAGATCGGACTTCTCGGCATCGGAACGGTCGGCAGCGGCACGTACCGTGTTCTCGAGCGCAATCGTGAAGAGATCACACGCCGCGCCGGACGCCGTATCGAGATCGCCTGGGTCGCGGCGCGCAATCTGGCGCGAGCGCGCGAGATCATCGGACCTGATGTACCGTTGACCGACGACGTGATGCGCGTTGCGCGCGACCCGGAGATAGACATCGTGGTCGAAGTGATCGGTGGAACGGGCGTCGCCAAAGACGCAATGCTCGCTGCGATCGAAAGCGGCAAACACATCGTCACCGCCAACAAAGCACTGCTCGCGACCCAGGGTAATGAGATTTTCGCAGCCGCCGGCAAGCGCAACGTCATCGTCGCGTTTGAAGGCGCCGTTTCCGTGTGCATTCCGATTATCAAGGCGCTGCGCGAAGGGCTGACCGCGAATCGCATCGAGTGGATTGCCGGCATCATCAACGGCACGAGCAACTTCATCTTGAGCGAGATGCGTTCCAAAGGCTTGCCGTTCGACGACGTTTTGCGCGAGGCACAGCGTCTGGGTTATGCCGAAGCGGATCCGACTTTCGATGTGGAGGGCGTCGACGCCGCGCACAAGATTACGCTACTCTCGGCGATCGGTTTCGGGATTCCGGTGCAATTCGATCGTGCCTACATCGAAGGAATCTCGCACCTCACGGATCGCGACATCACGTACGCCGAAGAGCTTGGATATCGCATCAAATTGCTCGGCATAACGCGCCGCGCGGCCAGCGGTATCGAGCTGCGCGTCCATCCGACGTTGATTCCCGCGCAGCGTTTGATCGCGAGCGTCGAGGGTGCGATGAACGCAATTCTCGTCAAAGGCGACGCCGCGGGCGTGACGATGTATTACGGCGCAGGCGCCGGTTCCGAACCAACGGCATCGGCGGTGATTGCCGACGTCATCGACGTTACGCGGTTGATGGAAGCCGAGCCCGAAGAGCGCGTTCCGCATCTTGCATTTCAACCGGACGCGCTTTCCGCGGTGCCTATTCTGCCGATGGTCGACGTCGAGACGTCGTACTATCTACGTTTGCGCGTCCGGGATCAAGTCGGCGCGCTCGCCGATATTGCACGCGTGCTCGCGGACTCGGAGATCTCAATTGACGCGATGTTGCAAAAAGGGCCGGCCGACAACGACGGTGAGACCGACATCGTGATTCTCACGCATCGCACGCGTGAGGGAAACCTTCAGCGGGCAATCGGGGGGCTGGTGAAGCTGCCGACAGTGCGGGAGAGCTACAGCCGAATTCGCCGGGAAGATCTTGGATGA
- a CDS encoding FecR family protein yields the protein MRRYIWLVALALGVAILGLSATLDAGRAATNKFMQRVRGTVGYQIGDAGAFNNVASMLDLPDDAFAVTQDKSAALLQLPDSSIVSLGMNTKVQVGAFDSSQNGPGATITVDGGALRFEIKRPQGSVANYRFVTPTSQVGVRGTVGLLALLSGQTTVACLECAADSITVTVAGQTYALASGQVLTVTAAGAVTTGAVTSSTLGIFSGAWVSTSAATGVAAATAGVAGGSGIPPAVLTGAGAAAAAGIAIDAVVGHSTPVPAGTVQGSVSLQGHAPQPMSTPRKAP from the coding sequence ATGCGGCGTTATATATGGCTCGTCGCCTTGGCATTGGGCGTCGCGATCCTGGGTCTGTCGGCCACGTTGGATGCCGGACGCGCCGCCACGAACAAATTCATGCAGCGGGTCAGGGGTACCGTCGGTTACCAGATCGGCGACGCGGGCGCTTTTAACAATGTTGCGTCGATGCTCGATCTTCCGGACGATGCGTTTGCGGTAACACAGGACAAGTCAGCGGCCCTCCTACAGCTCCCGGATTCGTCGATCGTATCGCTCGGCATGAACACGAAAGTGCAAGTAGGCGCGTTCGATTCATCGCAAAACGGACCGGGCGCGACGATCACCGTCGACGGCGGCGCGTTACGTTTCGAAATCAAGCGTCCGCAAGGGAGCGTTGCAAACTATCGCTTTGTAACGCCGACGTCGCAAGTCGGTGTGCGCGGAACCGTTGGTCTGTTGGCGTTGCTGAGTGGCCAAACGACGGTTGCGTGTCTCGAGTGCGCGGCCGACAGCATCACCGTCACCGTCGCCGGACAAACGTACGCACTCGCGAGCGGTCAGGTCCTAACCGTAACCGCGGCGGGTGCCGTAACGACCGGCGCCGTGACATCATCAACGCTTGGAATTTTTTCGGGCGCATGGGTTAGCACCAGTGCGGCCACAGGCGTCGCAGCGGCAACGGCAGGTGTTGCCGGCGGAAGCGGCATTCCGCCCGCGGTGCTGACCGGTGCAGGCGCGGCCGCGGCTGCGGGCATCGCGATTGACGCCGTGGTGGGGCACTCGACACCTGTTCCGGCCGGTACGGTGCAAGGGTCCGTGTCATTGCAAGGACACGCTCCGCAACCTATGTCGACGCCGCGTAAGGCGCCGTAG
- a CDS encoding cupin domain-containing protein: MKRTSVALFCLSALIAVLGSHASGQTETSPVNVATKVMTVTVSSPGDYELVNQVLDIPPGGTIPNHSHGGPVIVTVISGEFTIKDGAGSHVLTAGQSATEETGYRHSAANNGTSTARLAISYFIPKGAARTTVVQ; the protein is encoded by the coding sequence ATGAAGCGTACGAGCGTCGCGCTTTTTTGTTTGAGCGCCTTAATCGCGGTTTTGGGTTCGCATGCCTCCGGCCAAACCGAGACTTCCCCCGTCAACGTCGCGACCAAAGTAATGACCGTTACGGTTTCTTCGCCCGGCGACTACGAACTCGTCAATCAGGTTCTGGACATTCCGCCGGGCGGCACAATTCCGAACCACTCCCATGGCGGCCCCGTAATCGTAACCGTGATCTCCGGCGAGTTCACGATCAAAGACGGCGCCGGCTCGCACGTACTCACCGCGGGACAAAGCGCGACCGAAGAGACCGGCTACCGGCATTCCGCTGCAAACAACGGAACGTCGACGGCACGTCTCGCGATCAGTTATTTCATTCCGAAGGGCGCTGCTCGAACGACCGTCGTGCAGTAA
- a CDS encoding cupin domain-containing protein: MRIIAIALLVCACTFVAVVGLRAYGQMQLKAPLSVAMADMPVNLAGGDYDIVNQLLDLMPGAYMREHHHGGPVIVMVISGELTVTDNKGTRVLTSGQSMSEEAAYVHAAANNGTTIAHLAVTYVIPEGAARTIIVK; this comes from the coding sequence ATGAGGATCATCGCAATCGCTCTTCTGGTCTGCGCGTGCACCTTTGTCGCCGTCGTAGGCTTACGCGCCTACGGTCAGATGCAGCTAAAAGCACCCCTTAGCGTCGCAATGGCGGACATGCCGGTCAACCTCGCAGGCGGCGATTATGACATCGTCAATCAATTGCTGGATCTTATGCCGGGCGCATATATGCGCGAGCATCATCACGGAGGTCCCGTCATCGTCATGGTGATTTCGGGCGAATTGACGGTTACGGACAACAAGGGCACGCGCGTCCTCACGTCCGGTCAGAGCATGAGCGAAGAGGCCGCGTACGTTCACGCCGCTGCAAACAACGGTACGACGATCGCACACCTCGCCGTCACCTACGTTATTCCCGAAGGCGCCGCCCGCACGATCATTGTCAAGTAA
- a CDS encoding lipocalin-like domain-containing protein, producing the protein MRRSLISGFVFAILLGSGASAAQTPLRARLIGTWRYVSVTDTHKDGSRVQSFGKNPSGIAVFQPNGTYVIVVTRPDLPKFASNARLRGTAAENTVAVRGSLGHFGTYTVNEAERTFTTRAIGATFPNMVGVDRKYIVESITKDEIVWIPLEATGGGRGRGVLRRVQ; encoded by the coding sequence ATGAGGCGTTCGTTGATATCGGGTTTTGTTTTTGCCATTCTCTTGGGCTCGGGTGCGTCTGCTGCGCAAACGCCTTTACGAGCTCGGCTGATTGGAACGTGGCGCTACGTCTCGGTTACGGACACGCACAAGGATGGTAGCCGGGTTCAATCCTTCGGCAAGAATCCCAGCGGCATTGCCGTCTTCCAGCCGAACGGCACCTACGTCATTGTGGTAACGCGACCCGACCTGCCGAAGTTCGCGTCGAACGCGCGCTTGCGTGGAACGGCCGCCGAAAATACCGTGGCGGTTCGAGGTTCACTCGGACATTTTGGGACCTACACCGTCAACGAGGCAGAGCGCACGTTCACGACGCGCGCAATCGGCGCGACCTTTCCGAATATGGTCGGCGTCGATCGCAAATACATCGTGGAGTCGATCACGAAGGACGAGATCGTCTGGATTCCGCTCGAGGCAACGGGTGGCGGACGAGGCCGCGGTGTTCTTCGGCGCGTTCAATAA
- a CDS encoding MmgE/PrpD family protein: MNRRTVLGWMASVAAFAPSSFAKRANAAVGPEMTALSTYMGAAGASPLPSNVVENAKHHILDTLASMISGSQLGPGQAAQRFIRTHGGKGSCTIAASRLTASPVDAALANAELAQADETDDSHNESHSHPGCSIVPAALAASEEFGVDGTRFLRAVTLGYDVGTRATIALFGSLGTFNPKSSLSTHAIAGTFGSAAAAACVAGLDAHHMTWVLDYAAQQSSGIHAWQRDSEHIEKSFVFAGMPARNGVTAALVVQSGWTGVDDIFTGEDNFFKAYGPTAQPERLTEHLGERYEIVETDIKEWTVGSPIQGALDALVAIRSRRPFEASQVQAVTVRLAPEIARTVDNRNIPDICMQYMVAVMLLDKTASFRAAHDMARMRDPRILEQRAKITLVHDPDLQKEMPVRVAIVEVAFTDGTRLSERVTAVRGTPRNPMSKDEVIAKAQDLMNDVIGREKSERLIETVYAIESVKDVRSLRPLLQT, encoded by the coding sequence ATGAATCGACGCACCGTTCTCGGGTGGATGGCATCGGTTGCTGCGTTCGCGCCGTCATCGTTTGCGAAGCGGGCAAATGCGGCGGTTGGACCCGAGATGACCGCGCTCAGCACATATATGGGTGCCGCGGGCGCGTCGCCACTCCCATCGAACGTCGTGGAAAACGCGAAGCATCACATCCTGGACACGCTTGCGTCAATGATTTCCGGCTCGCAATTGGGTCCCGGTCAAGCGGCGCAACGCTTTATTCGCACGCATGGCGGAAAGGGCTCGTGCACGATCGCAGCGTCGCGTCTGACCGCGTCGCCGGTCGACGCCGCGCTTGCCAACGCCGAGCTGGCGCAAGCCGACGAAACCGACGACTCGCATAACGAATCGCATTCGCATCCCGGCTGTTCGATCGTCCCCGCGGCGCTTGCGGCCAGCGAAGAATTCGGCGTCGACGGAACGCGCTTTCTACGCGCGGTGACGCTCGGTTACGACGTCGGCACTCGCGCGACGATCGCGCTGTTCGGCTCGCTCGGCACATTCAATCCGAAAAGCAGTTTGAGCACGCATGCGATCGCGGGGACGTTCGGCTCAGCCGCCGCGGCGGCGTGCGTTGCCGGGCTTGACGCGCACCACATGACGTGGGTGCTCGATTATGCGGCGCAACAGTCGTCAGGGATTCACGCTTGGCAACGCGACAGCGAGCATATCGAGAAATCGTTCGTTTTCGCCGGAATGCCGGCCCGCAACGGCGTTACGGCGGCGCTGGTCGTCCAATCGGGATGGACGGGCGTCGACGACATCTTCACGGGAGAAGACAATTTCTTCAAAGCCTACGGCCCGACGGCACAGCCGGAGCGGCTCACGGAACATCTAGGCGAGCGCTACGAAATCGTCGAGACGGATATCAAAGAGTGGACGGTTGGATCGCCGATTCAAGGCGCGCTCGACGCGCTCGTTGCGATCCGTAGCCGCAGGCCGTTTGAGGCAAGCCAGGTTCAGGCCGTTACCGTGCGTCTCGCTCCTGAAATCGCGAGAACAGTAGACAACCGCAACATCCCCGATATCTGCATGCAGTACATGGTCGCGGTGATGCTTCTCGATAAGACGGCGTCATTTCGCGCGGCGCACGATATGGCGCGCATGAGGGATCCGCGGATCCTCGAGCAACGTGCCAAAATAACGCTCGTGCACGATCCGGATCTCCAAAAAGAGATGCCGGTCCGAGTCGCAATCGTCGAGGTTGCGTTTACCGACGGTACTCGCCTTTCGGAGCGCGTCACCGCCGTGCGCGGGACGCCGCGTAACCCGATGTCAAAAGACGAAGTGATCGCTAAAGCGCAGGATCTCATGAATGACGTTATCGGGCGCGAGAAATCGGAACGGCTGATCGAGACCGTCTACGCAATCGAGTCCGTGAAGGACGTCCGAAGCTTGCGACCGCTCCTTCAAACCTGA